In Lactuca sativa cultivar Salinas chromosome 5, Lsat_Salinas_v11, whole genome shotgun sequence, the DNA window GGTCAAATAAGAACTTATCACACAAAGGAgataacatatgactaacagacagaaagaattgCATATAGAAGGAGATgcatagagatagagttgcatatgttgcagtccaggtcggatctcttctaatcacggagaggaggcaacatatgactaacagaaagaaagcaagaaaataaccttctatagACCTACTTTATCGAAATTCCCCATTCGCCCTATCagtaccagaattaaggacatgcaTCCATACATTGAGGAAAAGTTacaccacagttctagatacagatTACTTGAGTGTAGCCcgcagattcccatgtatatctcactgctcaatctacccgagcgtcatATTGTCAGACCAAACGGAGCAATCTAAGTCAATACTTGTCAAGTCCTTTTATATGTTAATCTATGCCTTGTCTGGTCCAtttaaatctttcgtgcctaccagctaaatttgtgcataggagagaaagaaaaataaatgtgcaaatttaaactaacctaaaacaAAAACCAGTcttcaaaacgtatcattttgagaaagcccacaagcacatcgaatcgagctttgttgaaCGGTTTGGTGAACAGATCCaccacattattatcagtgtgaATCTGTTCCAAACAGATGAGggaacgctcataacaatctctaataaaatgaactttgatgtcGTTGTGCTTGTTTTTTGGAGTGTTGGACATGATTTTTAGCTATTTGGATTGCAACATCATTATCACAAAAGATAGGGGTTtctagaaaattcaaaccgtagtccaaagGTTGGTGTTAAATCCTGATTAGTTGAGAGAAATAGGAAGAGGCAGCAACGTATTACGCCTCAACTGTTGAGTTTGAGAtagtttgttgtttcttgcattgccAAGACACCAGACAGTCGCCTAAGAATTGACATCCCCTAGAAGTTGATTTCTTGTCAAGTTCACAACTTCCATAATTGCTGTCAGCAAATGCatataaatcaaaatcataatttttaggataccaaagacccaattttggacTACCATTGAGATACCTAaagattcttttgacaacaattaaataagagagtttaggattagcctgataatgtGCACACTGATAGACTGTGAACATGATGTTGGGTATACTCGTAGTCAGATATATCagggatccgatcatcgatctataCTTTGTTTGATCTACAGTTTCACCATCAGGATCTGGAGACAACAATGGTCATTCGGCCATCGGCGTCAAGGAAGCTTTGGAATCTTTAAACCCAAACCTCTCAAGCATGTCTTCAACATATTTTCCTTGATGCaaaaggattccggttgaatcttGTCGAACTTgtagccccaaaaacatggtcatttctcccaaagaaCTCATCTCAAATCTCTTCTTCACAACAACTTCGAACTCTTTGCATAGCTTCGAGCttgtcgacccgaaaatgatgtcaTTAGCATATATCTGTACAAGAATTAGGTCAGCATCCACATGCTTGATGAAGAGCGTCTAATCAATCGTGCCTCTGGTATAACCATGCTCAGGCAAATGATCTATTAGACTAGCATACCAAGCTCGAGGAGCCTGATGCAACCCATACAGAGCCTTGTCTAATTTGTAGacatgatttggaaattttgAGTTGACAAAACCAAGAGGTTAATCAACATAAATTTCTTCTTTCACAGCTCCATATAGAAAGGCGGTCTTAACATCCATCTGATAAATGGTAAGCCCTATGTAGGAGACATAAGCCACGAAGATACAGATAGCTTCAAGGCGCACCACAGGAGCATACACTTCAGTGTAGTCAAGAACTTCAATTTCCCAAAACCCATGAATAACCAGACGTGCTTTATTTCACACAATCACCTCATAATCGTCTTGCTTATTACGAAACACCCAACGTGTATCCAAAGACTTTtttccctttggtaactcaactagCTTCCATACCCCAATTTCTCAAATTGATTAAGTTCCTCGTGCATCACATCAACCCAACTAGGCTCATACAGTGCCATTTACACATTCTTTGGCTCTATCTAAGAAATGAAGCAAGAGTAGAGAAAAGAGTTGACATCTCTGCTCTGACTTCTCATTTTAACTCCGTCGCCCAGTTAACCAATGAcgttttcgatcggatgatcgcgttgaagtCTGGTGGGAACTTGATGGTTGATGTCATTAATTGTGACAGGAAGGTTGTTGATGTTGATGAGTCCGTCATCTGCCTCAAATGATCTGGAACCATGAGAGGTGCTTGCCACGTACTCGTTTGCTATTGGCCGAGGAAAGAGAAGCTCCATGAATGATTGAGTAGCAGCGGAAGTATCTCTGGTCATGAACTCTCTTCCAGTAGGAGTAAGAGGAGTGGCTTCAACATCAGGATTGATTCTTTGACTTGAAGAACCTGAAGAAGTACTTGGAACAGCTTCATCTACCATAGGAGTCGTAGGAGGCACCAAAGGTGGTTTGTAAACaacatcttcctcttcatcttcaaTAACAACCTTCGTACCTGAGCAAAAACCTGACACATCATCTGAAAcacattaaatgatttaaataaagAAGCATAATCAAATAATCAGTCAGGACCGACTTGGGCATCTGTCTGATTCTCTTCTAGCTAGCACACATCGAAAGATTCCACAATCTGCTTGGTTTTCTTGTTGTATATACAATAAGCAGTGCACGCATCGTATCCCACAAAGCAGCAGTCATCGGCCTTCGAGTTGAATTTGGGGTTGGattctaggtgaagaagggtgcaaggacatcCAAATATTCCGAAATGTGCAACGTATGGTTTGTGATTGTACAATATCTCGTACGAGGTCTACATTTGGGCTTTGTTGGTCGGTACACGGTTTTGAACGTAATGAGCAATATTGATCGCCTCGGCCCAGAAGAAGACCGGTAATTTAGAATCACAAAACATCGTTCTTGCGGCGTCCATCAAAGTATGGTTCCGCCATTCCGCAACACAATTTTGTTGAGGTGTCCGAACATCACTATATTGACGCATTATTCCCTTTTCGGCACAGAAGTGGTCCAAAACAACATTTTTAAACTCCGTGCCATTATCCGTTCTAAGCGCCTTCACCTTCTCATTCGTTTGATTCTCAATCATCATGATGAACTTGTTGATCAGATCAACGATCCCActcttgttggataagaagaaaacccatgtgaaCCGTGAGTAGTCATCTTTCACAACCAGGCAATAAGATCCCTTGTTGATGTTGAGAACGCTgaccggaccaaataaatccatgtgCAACAATTGGAGAGCTTTGCTGATTGAGTTAACAATATTTGGCAAATGGGGCTTGCGATGATGTTTACCTTGAGCACATGccacacatttttcaaaagtgATCAATTCTTTGACACAGGTTCAGGTTCTTGGCCTTCGCATGGCCGAGACGACGATGCCAAAGCATGTCATTATGTTCTGAGACTTTAGAGAAGAGATAAGTGACTTGTTCTGGAATATTATGATTCATATCTATGATGTATCCATTTCCATCCATATTCGATTTCACCAAGATCAATTCTCCAGGGATAATAATTCCAGGCTTCAAGATGAGGCACTCTTTGTCTGTGAAGTGTGTTGAATAGCCTTTGTCACAGATCTGTAAGACACTCAAGAGGTTGTGCTTCAAATCGGGAGCATAATTGATGTTCTCAAAGCTAAGAACTCCGTTTGTGACAGTTCCTTTCTGGGTGATCTTCCCACATTCTCCTCCCACGAAGGAAACATAGCTCCCATTAAAATTATGAATGTCATGCAGTTGGAAGATGTCTCTTGTCATGTGCCTAGAAAAACCACTGTCGACATACCAGGGTGTAACGACATTCCTCCGTAGTTGTTCCTGCACGATGCACGAGATTAATTAGATTTTTGAACCCAGGTCACTGAAACACTAGATTTTCCTTTTTAGCaacataaatttctttttcaccTTTTGAATTTCATTGATTACCAGACGCACATACTAAAGACTGAGATGATTGGACATTTAAATTTTTGGGCACCCATTGGTATTTAGGTTTAGAAACATTTACAGgtgattttgaaacatttttctttGGTTTTGATCGTGTGGGTTTCTGTCTAAGATTAGCTGAAGACTCTGACGAACCCGCTCTTGGCTTAGCCATGTTCGGTTTCGTTAAAGTACATGTTGTATTTTCATGTAAAACCTATTTATTCTTTTTAAGCTCAACccgttttctgtttttatttacaTTCCAATCATCATCATGAGAACGAGATCTCGAGAATTTTCTAATGAGAGATCTTCCCCATGACTCGTTCTCTCTTCTTTGTGCATAAAAAGGAACAAATGCCCGATTTGGACAATTGCGTGCAATATGACCAGCTGTTCCACAGTTAAAACATGTCTGTTTCTTAGCATAAAAACTGGTACTGCTCTTTTCTGGTTTAGTGTTCTTATTGACTCCCTTACTCTTCCCACAAGTGCATGTGCAAGATTCAGGTTGTGTGTGCTAGTAACAGAAGCTTCAGATTTATTAAACACATCACCACActtatcaaaaacatttgaatCATCAAACTTTGACATAGAATCATCACATACCAAATCATTAGTTTTAGAGTTAGAAACAAAAGCATCATTGTTTAGAACAGAAACATCATATTTTCAAACAAGATTGTTATTAGAAACACTCTCTTCAGAATCCTACTTGCCTTGACTTAATGGTGAATCTGCAtaggaagtagaaatgttagtatcctTTTCCCTAACACTACTATCCGGAACAGGTACAACAGGTTTGCCATACACACGATGTTCCTCTCTGTCCATATCTTCCTAGGTCATAGGGATATCAGTGTaattgtgattaaaaggaggaggGGAACTCTCATACCCTAGACCTACCTGCTTCTTATCTTTCCATCTCATTTATTTCTCTATCATGGTCTCAACtatctcacttgacacatcaaactttttgaaattaaaatcagcattttcaaaacgaatttttaatgtgtcaagctcGTCAGTCACAGTGGCAAGTTATTTCTTGATAAACTTGTAGttctcacacttgttgctatactcttcctctAATTTCCTAAAATCCTTAGTTTTGGGATCTAATTGTTCTTTTAGTGGTCTTTGGACATTCCTAAGGTTATATCCTTCGTACTTTAGGTACTCGTTTTCTCTACGCAATAATTCAATTTGTTCACATAAAAATTTGAACATCATCAATGCATGTTTGTGAACAAGAAATTGGACTGACCTCTTTCTTCTCAGGCTTAGGGGTAGTGGATACCATGAAGGCAAACTGCAACTCCATCATTTCTTCTTCATGATCCTCTCCAACATTCTCGTCGGTGACTTCACTTATCTGGGCCAAATAAGCATTTTCCGGTCCTGAAATGTTCAAGGCCTGAATTTGGTCATCCCAATCAAATGACTGagctactgtcacacccccgaaccagacggcggaaacgtccgagggctcgcgtgactttaaaTGAATAtcgtcacaatgaatatacatgaatcataacataagcgtcaccatgcatcaatatattacaactgagaTTGTTCACATcaaatacattgttttaacattacacattcataacaataatagtttgagtgtttttaacaacataacatctaacattacttcataataCTATTctgcttacctgttacctgagaatacaagttattttggaaaaacttcaacatatgaaatgttggtgagttcataagcaatgttgtgataaaaatgatttgtgtagttttgtaaaaacccagaaaatccgatattttccgaaAATACTTTTGTtcatcaaagtgtgaagatccataggatgcatggaagtatgagagtTGCATGGATATCCACTAAATAAAAATGAGTTGGCACCACAAAGTAAACTGTTTCtttctttgtgggcttgggccgagattgaAGAGGGAAAtaggagatttttgggctttttgtccTTAAGCCCATATTCTAGTTAAGTTAGATGATGTTTGacccaaataaatcaaagtataa includes these proteins:
- the LOC111911659 gene encoding uncharacterized protein LOC111911659: MDLFGPVSVLNINKGSYCLVVKDDYSRFTWVFFLSNKSGIVDLINKFIMMIENQTNEKVKALRTDNGTEFKNVVLDHFCAEKGIMRQYSDVRTPQQNCVAEWRNHTLMDAARTMFYDVSGFCSGTKVVIEDEEEDVVYKPPLVPPTTPMVDEAVPSTSSGSSSQRINPDVEATPLTPTGREFMTRDTSAATQSFMELLFPRPIANEYVASTSHGSRSFEADDGLININNLPVTINDINHQVPTRLQRDHPIENVIG